Genomic window (Capsicum annuum cultivar UCD-10X-F1 chromosome 10, UCD10Xv1.1, whole genome shotgun sequence):
tattgttgttgcgGCTGTTAATTGTTTTTTGGGTTAGAATTGCATGTGCTATTTTTGAGGGGTacaatttgtaaataaaaatgggGGAAAACTTTTAGAAAGCCGATGAAGACTGATTAAAGTCACAAAGCAACTTGGGGTTTTCAAAGAAAAGCTACTTTCTCTCTTCTCCAACGATTTAAAAATTGGGCTACTATTAAGGTAagtcttgttcttcttcttcttcttctgttacTGCTGCTgctgtttattttttttttttgctctattttttttttcaactgaaggtgtctttttttttgttattgctgCCGCTGTGTTGCCTGtgctatttatgtttttttttgggggggagggATTGTTTTTTTAACCAACTGAAAGtgtcttttttttgttgttgctgCTTCTGTGCTGCAtgtgttattgtttttttttggGGCTCTGTTTTCTTAATCAACTTAAAGGGTCTTTTTTTTGTTGCTCCTACTGCTGCATgtgcttttcttttttctctttttttatcaaCTGTTCACTCCTTAAAATTTGTTTTTCTCTATTTACTATTAactttttattgtgttttttattaaatttatttcttatgttttcttTACACTTTACAGTAATTATAAAATGTATGATACAGCTTGGAAATATGGTAAAAGAGCAAGTAAGACCAATAGGAATAAAGTCACATGTATTTTTTGTGGCTTGACGTTTAATGGAGGAATTTCTAGCCATAAACAACATCTTCTTGGGAATAGTAATAATATGCAATAATGTAAGAAGTGTCCAGGTGCGGTAAGACAAGAAATTAAAGACTATGTTGAGAGAAAAAAGGATCGAAAATGTCAAATGTTATCTCCTCCACAAGTTACTGatcttgatgatgatgaaatGGAGGAAGGAGAAGCTGCAGATTTGTCACTTCcttcaaaatcacaaaaacacTCACAAAATTCATCAGTTTCTTCAAGTTATGTATCAATAGGTACAAAAGGCCCAATAGATACTTACTATCCATTAAAGCCAGGAAATGAATCGGGAAAAGTGGTAAAAATTTACAGGTTGTGGCCAAGGGAATTTTGAGATTTCGTTTTGTTATGGCCTTTTCAAGATGGATGTATGATGTAGGGCTGCCTTTAAATTGTGTCAATTATGACACTTTTGCAGACATGATCGAGGCCATAGGCCAATATGGTCTGGGTATGAAGCCACCCACTTATCACGAGGTTAGTGtcatttatttaaataaagaagtggaagaaacacaaaaaattgtTGAGGAGCATCGGGTGGAATGGAGCAAGTTCAGATGTTCCATTATGGTGGATAAATGGACAGCAAGAATCGAAAAATGATCATAAATGTGTTGGTTAATTCTCTGAGAGGAAGCTTATTTCTTGATTCAATTGATGCCAGCGACTCGTCCACTGATTCCATCAAGATGTTCTCTTTGTTTAAGAGTACCGTAGAGAAGATTGGACCAAAGAACGTTGTGCAAGTGATTACAGATAATGCATCTGAAAATGTGAAGGCTGGTTCCATGATAATGGGAGTGTTCCCTCTCATATATTGGACTCTTTGTGTAGCCCACtgtgtgaatttgatatttaGGGATATTTTCAAACAAAGGCCTTTTCAAGGTATTTTCACTAAGGCAGTTAAGGTACATTCTTACATTGTGCAAAGGCCTTTATTGTTGAATATGGTGAGAATATTTACTAATCAAAGAAACTTGGTGAAACCTGGAAAAACAAGATTTGCTACTGCTTTCTTGACCTTATAGCGATTGTTCAAGCAAAAGTCAAATTTGAGAAGCATGTTCATTTCAGAAGAATGGAATAAAAGTAAATTTGCAAAAGAAGTGTTAGGAAAAGAAGCTGCACGGATAATGCTTTCATTCCACTTTTGGAATAATGTTGCTTATGCTCTTAGAATATGTGGCCCTTTGGTTACAGTTCTTCGTTTGGTAGATGGTGAGGCAAAAACCATCAATGGGTTACATTTATGAAGCAATGAGTAAGGCTAAGGAGGTTATTAAAAGCTTTTTCAGTGAGgagcataaatatgcaaagatTTTTGACATTATTTATAAAAGGTAGAGTAATCAACTCCACAGACCGTTGCATGCAGCTGGCAATATCTTGAACCCTTCACTTTATTATAATCGTGAGGATGATTTACTAAATAAGAATTTTATGAcgggatttcatacttgcattgcAAAGATGGTTGTTGATGAAGATATGCAAGATAAAATGACCGATCAAATAAGTTCTTATCAAAATGCTAAGGAACTTTTTGGTATAGCAACTGCAATAAGACAAAGAGACAAGAAGTCACCAGGTGAATGACTTATGTAGTTATGTTTCCATTAAATTAACACTTTAAATTTATTCTTTATAGTTCctaattttgaataattacttTACTTTAATAGTTGAATGGTGGAGGCTTTATGGTTCAGAAACTCCAGAGTTACAAAAGTTCGCCATCGAAATTTTGGGTTTAACTTGTATCGCTTCTGGGTGTGAAAGAAATTGGAGCGTGTTCGAACACGTAAGACTTTGATAAcaactttagtcttttgagataAGTATATTATATATCAAATGTCTTGACTTTTTACTTTCCAATATTTGTTTGTAGATCCATACCAAAAAAAGGAATAGACTAACTCTAGAGCACCTCAGTAACTTGGTGTTCATAAAGTACAATAGAACTTTGAGGTGTCGCTACAACGTTCGCAATGGATTTGATCCAATTAACTTGGACAACATTGATGATGCCAATGAATGGCTAACTGGAATTGAGAATATTGAAGATGAATCAGTTTTTGACGGAGATACTACTTTCATATGGAGTGTTGTTGCTGAGGCAAGTGGAGTTGATGAGCGTCGTTATGATTTACGGGCTAGTACTTCAAGCTCGTACGATAAGGGAAcaggagatgaggaagatgaggaAGTTGAAAATGATGAGAATTATGTTGATACTCAAGGAATAGAAGAATTGGACAACCTTAATGAACTAGAAGAGCTTTAAATGAaccattattaatttatatttgttttttcttcttttttggggtttgttttgctttgttggactgatttattggtgtttcatTAGAACTTTTACTTAAATATATTGTCTTTATAGTTGATTATATAGTTGTTGGGCTCTTTTAAATTATAACTTACTATTTCAATGCTCTAtaggtatttttttaaaattaaattgcgCATCACTTCAATGATGCGGTCGCATCGCATCACGCATCTCATAATGCGTGATGCGGAGCCTTGTCGCATTTTTCCACATAACGCATCAGTGAACACTAGTTGGAAGGAGAGGAaatataccgagttggagagtcgagtgaggccctgtcgaggttccggtccgcggctctgtcattacatcaaaaatgaaaattacaagttaaaacaaaaaatgaaattacCAAAATCCTATCTAcacagcttcttttggactcttgacttgatttGCATctccctattcttcaggcgagcttctgacttgcaatttcttcaacttgttgcttggatttcaatttcttcaacttgttgtttgactttcaacttctttaacttgttgcttgactttcaatttcttcactttgttgctttgACTTTCAActgcttcaccttgttgcttgatttCCAgttattcgccctgttcttcaggcgggcacATGAAAtgacatcaaaactaaaaataaaattatcctaaacaaatgttatgataaaaaaaaattccatttgccagaaaaataaagtttcaaataacagaaattaaattttgtgccccagtttatcatcagaggACCTTTGTGAATATCAAATCCAAATaactacttgcatgttgcaatgatgaatcaatACTCtaaccaagaaatgcatctcttctgagtaaaattaaatgaccaagactaggaagtgcgtctcctaaaaattaaagtgagaaattccgactagaaagtgcgtctccttacaaatgccacttgaatttctaaaacaaggaagtgcgtatcCTTACCAATACTATTTGAAtaaccaaaataaggaagtgcgtctccttataaatgccgcttgaattatcaaacaaggaagtgtgtctccttaccaatgccgcttgaattaccgaACCagggaagtgcgtctccttaccaatgcctccttaccaatgccgcttgaattagcGAACCagggaagtgcgtctccttaccaatgctgcttgaattaccaaaccaagaaagtgcatctccttaccaatgcctcttgaattaccaaaacaagaaagtgcatttccttaccaatgccgcttgaattatcaaaacaagaaagTTCGTCTCCTTACTAATgcttcttgaattatcaaaataagaaagtgtgtttccttaccaatgccgcttgaattaccaaaccaggaaagtgcatctccttaccaatgctgcttaaattaccaaaccaagaaagtacatctccttaccaattcctcttgaattaccaaacaagaaagtgcgcctccttaccaatgtcgcttgaattatcaaaataataaagtatgtctccttaccaatgccgcttgaattaccaaaccagGAAAGTACGTCCCTttacaaatgctgcttgaattaccaaaccaagaaagtgcatctccttaccaatgcctcttgaattaccaaaacaaggaagtacgtctccttaccaatgccggttgaattacctaaacaaggaagtgcgtctccttacaaatgctgcttgaattaccaaaataaggaagtgcgtctccttaccaatgtcacttgaattgcccaaacaaggaagtgtgtcttctCAAAAatactgcttgaattacccaaacaagaaaatgcgtctccttgagatattggattatgagttttaccataattttGATTACCGAATTTGTGCAGTAAAATAGCCTCTTGCATTACggaagtgaggcattgcagcctTTGATATTTAGACCCtaaagtccttgatttgaagatAACATGTGaattcctgtttcatacaaagaaaacttatgagttttaaaaacatggtggctggtttgtggctttggattTTGTGGAAATTACTCTTACCCTGTCACATTTAATGTTCCTTTCAACTATTAGAATATGTCATTGACTCACTGCATCATTgaaccaaactcagattattaagagtgactctgaaacaaacatagtatttttgctttgccatgcttgtcagataaaccctttgaaccttgatgTTTCCATAAGttccagacttgtctgttgacaaaactttcagtatgccttatttcggctcacaatcatgtctctttcatgtgttggccttatgtcttgctttgtgcaattgaagaagctagtagccagttttgaaatcttttctcacttattttgatatggacttgactcaaagacaagagaaaaatgacaatgagtTTTATTTTgacaactgactcaagaaaacaaaataaaaataaaaaaaagaaaaaaatacaatgaatgtccccatttaaaataaagaaatgaaaaatttatctagaaataacagtcaactctaatgattatgccatgcattttggattaagctgcctgatctttccatccaaactttctatcaattgttgttgagttaatgtctttgaaactgagttgcttctttaggtcaattgcatttaagacctcattcggatagtgacaccttgaagggcttccgccaacaagcctctcttatttttctctcagctcaccatcgccttatggtgttCGTGAGggatttttcaccaatgagactctcttattttcattctcTCAGCTCACTATTTCCCTATGGTGTCCGTGAgagtttttcaccaatgagactcttattttcatttttctcaactcacagtcgtcttatagtgcccgtgagggttttcaccgataagacttttatttttatctttctcgACTTAAcatcgccttatggtgctcgtgagggttttcacaaataagactcttattttttacttctctcctgatttcttgtgctgaggaagacaaatagttcccaaaatgcatcatcatatcccttgcatgcttagacttaacattctcaaagattgatctgaaggtctttctttggttgtaacttggtttttggatagggttagaaagaaa
Coding sequences:
- the LOC124887696 gene encoding uncharacterized protein LOC124887696, whose amino-acid sequence is MTGFHTCIAKMVVDEDMQDKMTDQISSYQNAKELFGIATAIRQRDKKSPVEWWRLYGSETPELQKFAIEILGLTCIASGCERNWSVFEHIHTKKRNRLTLEHLSNLVFIKYNRTLRCRYNVRNGFDPINLDNIDDANEWLTGIENIEDESVFDGDTTFIWSVVAEASGVDERRYDLRASTSSSYDKGTGDEEDEEVENDENYVDTQGIEELDNLNELEEL